The following proteins come from a genomic window of Cyanobacteriota bacterium:
- a CDS encoding pentapeptide repeat-containing protein, giving the protein MTKRDTYGCQKLVSLNGFCQVLNWLLAVLSIVVLWGAVSGVTIAPALAEDYNKEFLVGVDFSGRVLVDSSFTKANLRGSNLSHCDLRGVSFFGANLENANLEGANLSNATLDTARLSGANLTNAILEGAFAFNAKFNGATITGADFTDIEIRRDALNLLCQSAQGKNPVTGRNTRDTLGCD; this is encoded by the coding sequence ATGACTAAGCGCGATACCTACGGCTGTCAGAAGCTTGTCTCATTGAATGGTTTCTGCCAGGTGTTGAACTGGTTACTAGCTGTGTTATCCATCGTTGTCCTCTGGGGCGCGGTGTCAGGAGTAACGATCGCCCCTGCCCTAGCAGAAGACTACAACAAAGAGTTTCTAGTTGGTGTTGATTTTTCTGGGCGTGTACTTGTTGACTCTAGCTTTACTAAGGCTAATCTTCGCGGCAGCAACCTGAGTCACTGTGATTTGCGAGGAGTAAGTTTTTTCGGTGCTAACTTGGAGAATGCCAACCTAGAAGGAGCCAATCTGAGCAATGCTACGTTAGACACAGCCCGTCTAAGCGGCGCAAACTTGACGAATGCCATTCTTGAGGGGGCGTTTGCGTTTAATGCCAAGTTCAATGGCGCAACGATCACTGGTGCGGATTTTACCGACATCGAAATTCGCCGCGATGCCTTAAACTTACTTTGCCAGTCTGCCCAGGGCAAAAACCCGGTTACTGGGCGCAACACCCGTGATACTCTGGGCTGTGATTAA